In Methanobacterium sp. Maddingley MBC34, a genomic segment contains:
- a CDS encoding Peptidase propeptide domain-containing protein (PFAM: Peptidase propeptide and YPEB domain), with amino-acid sequence MDIDLGDGWEKKALIIVAVVVFMLVAYAYNPFQSKANVTSSNESYTPPATSTPVTQTPVVSTNSTNSTNSANNTFLISADQAKNIAVNQNPGYKASEPFQGTIVVNQTTVVVWMVPISKFGQPSKTVYVDVNTGKVVNTT; translated from the coding sequence ATGGACATAGATCTAGGCGACGGTTGGGAAAAAAAGGCACTAATTATAGTTGCTGTGGTGGTTTTTATGCTGGTAGCATATGCTTATAATCCTTTTCAGTCCAAAGCAAATGTAACAAGTTCTAATGAGTCTTATACCCCTCCAGCTACATCCACACCAGTCACCCAAACTCCTGTTGTTTCTACCAATTCTACCAATTCTACCAATAGTGCAAACAATACTTTTCTTATATCTGCAGATCAGGCTAAGAACATAGCTGTAAACCAAAACCCAGGATATAAGGCTTCAGAACCATTTCAGGGGACAATAGTGGTTAACCAGACAACTGTTGTTGTATGGATGGTTCCAATTTCCAAATTTGGACAGCCCTCAAAAACAGTTTATGTTGATGTAAATACAGGGAAAGTAGTGAACACTACTTGA
- a CDS encoding metal-binding-domain/4Fe-4S-binding-domain containing ABC transporter, ATP-binding protein (PFAM: ATP-binding region~TIGRFAM: MJ0570-related uncharacterized domain; TIGR00289 family protein; arCOG00187 universal archaeal metal-binding-domain/4Fe-4S-binding-domain containing ABC transporter, ATP-binding protein) produces the protein MIMKAAVLFSGGKDSTMAVYKAMKDGWDVEYLLSMHSENPHSYMFHVPNIHLTQLLSQAMEIPLIQAKTPGEKEEELEDLKNALTDLKHRGIEAVFTGAIHSEYQKSRIDSLCKEAGLESIAPLWHRDPLDYMQEVFDLGFKVMITSVSAEGLDESWLGRIIDEDLLEELKGLHEKYGLHMAFEGGEAETLVLDGPIFKKKLNILDSEKIWEVDNGYLVIKDAELDEKD, from the coding sequence ATGATTATGAAAGCAGCAGTACTTTTTTCAGGTGGTAAAGACAGCACTATGGCTGTTTACAAGGCTATGAAAGATGGTTGGGATGTGGAATATCTCCTTTCCATGCACTCTGAAAATCCCCATTCTTACATGTTCCATGTTCCCAACATTCACCTCACCCAGTTGCTCTCCCAGGCCATGGAAATACCACTTATCCAGGCTAAAACCCCTGGTGAAAAGGAGGAAGAATTAGAAGACCTCAAAAATGCCCTTACAGACCTTAAACATAGGGGTATTGAAGCAGTATTCACCGGGGCAATACATTCTGAGTACCAGAAATCACGCATTGACAGTCTCTGTAAAGAAGCAGGATTAGAATCCATAGCCCCATTATGGCACCGTGATCCTCTTGATTACATGCAAGAGGTTTTTGATTTGGGCTTTAAAGTTATGATCACCAGTGTATCTGCCGAGGGTCTGGATGAATCATGGTTGGGTAGAATAATTGATGAAGATTTACTGGAAGAGTTAAAAGGACTTCATGAAAAATATGGTCTGCACATGGCATTTGAAGGTGGAGAAGCAGAAACACTGGTCCTTGATGGTCCGATTTTCAAAAAGAAACTCAACATTCTGGACTCAGAAAAGATATGGGAAGTGGATAATGGATATCTGGTGATTAAAGATGCAGAACTAGACGAAAAAGATTAA
- a CDS encoding putative membrane protein (PFAM: Predicted membrane protein (DUF2101)) yields MFNKLGDIILRFFSLLGAVILIIPKIPQKLRHINRDRVKEKIETKNIKENVSKVRENLGIDEKTSKINSKEKKHLTTESSSPTTVNVPGKHHAESDVILISTPFTSKEKENTIFRLQLLSAGFLILSVLYLFNFFSIILYGILGILIGGYILYLLFNRVKVMYGSEFPAYRDFFIMYLAVGILLVLVGTNSNLVMAFSFSFFPSLTLLIFAIIAVVLVYLIFRIRYNRDFTYGVVIETGERMAYVKVEYDIRSNVKPDIYVVQNDYGALTGDTVKLNTEKKLFSNSGNKPISVMETVNKI; encoded by the coding sequence ATGTTCAATAAATTAGGAGACATAATATTACGATTCTTCTCACTTCTGGGGGCAGTGATACTAATAATACCGAAGATCCCTCAAAAACTCCGTCATATCAATAGGGATCGAGTGAAAGAGAAAATAGAAACTAAAAATATTAAAGAGAATGTTTCTAAAGTTAGGGAAAACCTGGGAATTGATGAAAAAACCTCCAAAATCAATTCGAAAGAAAAAAAACATTTAACAACAGAATCATCATCCCCCACCACAGTTAATGTGCCTGGAAAACACCATGCAGAATCTGATGTTATTCTAATCTCTACTCCTTTCACATCCAAGGAAAAAGAAAACACCATTTTTCGTCTTCAGTTATTATCAGCAGGATTCCTTATTTTATCTGTCCTATACCTGTTTAATTTCTTTTCTATCATTCTTTATGGGATCCTCGGAATTTTAATAGGAGGTTACATTTTATATCTCCTATTTAACAGGGTTAAAGTCATGTACGGCTCTGAATTCCCTGCCTACCGTGATTTTTTCATAATGTATTTGGCAGTAGGTATTTTATTGGTATTGGTGGGCACTAACAGCAATTTGGTTATGGCATTTTCTTTCAGTTTCTTCCCATCTCTTACCCTTCTAATATTTGCAATTATAGCAGTGGTATTGGTTTATCTGATCTTCCGGATACGTTACAACCGTGACTTCACTTATGGTGTTGTAATTGAAACCGGTGAAAGGATGGCCTACGTGAAGGTGGAATATGATATTCGTTCCAATGTTAAACCAGACATATATGTCGTACAAAATGATTACGGTGCATTAACTGGTGATACCGTCAAACTTAATACCGAAAAAAAGCTGTTCAGTAACAGTGGCAACAAACCAATAAGTGTGATGGAAACTGTTAACAAAATCTAA
- a CDS encoding hypothetical protein (PFAM: Protein of unknown function DUF137), translated as MHDISPNHPRYHSLILRDKMAQAYHDGILADSALIAHGRGEAFDYILGEKTNNPAMKAIKTASAALLLAENPVISVNGNTAVLGADYMVELARLLPAKIEINLFYRTPQRVLKVEKALKNAGATDVLGKEGDDYLPVEGLEGPRSRAHPDGVYSADVVLVPLEDGDRAEALVALGKKVITIDLNPLSRTAKKSSITIVDNLVRALPLLINEVKKLKGCSQQELEEIVKVFDNNENISSSLDLISQYFKRDEDS; from the coding sequence ATGCATGATATCTCACCAAATCATCCTCGTTATCACTCCCTTATTCTAAGGGATAAAATGGCCCAAGCTTACCATGATGGAATCCTGGCTGACTCCGCCCTCATCGCCCATGGTAGAGGCGAAGCATTTGATTACATTTTAGGTGAAAAAACAAACAACCCTGCAATGAAAGCTATTAAAACTGCAAGTGCTGCACTATTACTTGCTGAAAACCCAGTCATATCAGTTAATGGGAATACCGCTGTTCTGGGTGCAGATTATATGGTGGAGTTAGCCAGATTGTTACCAGCCAAAATTGAGATCAACCTATTCTACCGCACCCCACAACGTGTTTTGAAGGTCGAAAAGGCATTAAAAAATGCCGGTGCAACAGATGTTCTGGGTAAAGAAGGTGATGATTACTTGCCTGTTGAGGGATTGGAGGGACCCAGATCACGGGCTCATCCTGATGGTGTGTATAGTGCAGACGTGGTTCTGGTTCCATTGGAAGATGGGGACAGAGCAGAAGCACTGGTAGCATTAGGTAAGAAGGTTATAACCATCGATTTAAACCCTTTATCACGAACTGCTAAAAAATCATCCATAACCATTGTGGACAATCTGGTCAGGGCCTTGCCCCTCCTAATTAATGAAGTGAAAAAGCTCAAAGGGTGTTCCCAGCAGGAGCTGGAAGAAATAGTTAAGGTATTTGATAATAATGAGAATATTTCCAGTTCTCTGGATTTAATATCACAGTATTTTAAAAGAGATGAAGACTCATGA
- a CDS encoding dephospho-CoA kinase: MNVIGVTGMPGSGKSVVSRVANSLGMNVVRMGDVIRNEAQKRNEPPGKVAVELRQEYGEFVVAERCVEFIKKSTNNGKSSINKAKDIKSAKDSKSQVFLIEGIRSPWEVQIFKKNFPHFKVIAIHSSPKTRYMRLKKRMRSDDSAEAKEAMKRDQRELKFGIGEVIASADFMVVNESGKGKLKNTVRGILKNELQNSC; the protein is encoded by the coding sequence ATGAATGTAATTGGAGTTACTGGAATGCCAGGATCAGGCAAAAGCGTGGTTTCCAGGGTTGCAAATAGTTTGGGAATGAATGTGGTACGGATGGGTGATGTTATCCGCAATGAAGCTCAGAAGAGAAATGAACCCCCAGGAAAGGTGGCAGTAGAACTGCGCCAGGAATATGGGGAATTTGTGGTCGCAGAACGATGCGTGGAATTCATTAAAAAATCAACCAACAATGGAAAATCTTCAATTAATAAAGCCAAAGATATTAAGTCAGCCAAAGATAGTAAATCACAAGTATTCCTTATTGAAGGCATTCGCAGCCCATGGGAAGTGCAGATATTCAAAAAGAACTTCCCTCATTTTAAGGTTATAGCCATTCATTCTTCACCAAAAACGCGTTATATGCGGCTTAAAAAGAGAATGAGATCCGATGACTCCGCTGAGGCTAAAGAAGCCATGAAAAGAGACCAACGAGAACTTAAATTTGGTATTGGAGAAGTAATTGCCAGTGCCGATTTTATGGTGGTTAATGAGAGCGGTAAAGGTAAATTGAAAAACACAGTGCGAGGTATCCTTAAAAATGAATTGCAAAATAGTTGCTAA
- a CDS encoding peptidase family protein (PFAM: M42 glutamyl aminopeptidase): MKQLLEKLSNASGVSGFEDEVRNLMLEELKGHVDDLDVDNMGNLIATKNGKPDGKKVMLAAHMDEIGLMVRYIDKEGFIKFSKLGGINDQMLLNQEVYIHSNGEKILGVVGSKPPHRMKAAEKKKPVQYENMFIDIGASSKEDAEEMVNVGDPITIKQKFAELKNDLVMGNAMDNRVGCAIMVEVMKRARSDATIYGVGTVQEEVGLKGARTAAYRINPDMALALDVTISGDHPGMKEEDAPAKAGKGPCIILTDASGRGIITHPQVKELLIQVAEEEEIPYQLEVSEGGTTDATAIHLTREGIPTGVISPPSRYIHTPVSVVNVNDVENAVKLILAVLNRL; the protein is encoded by the coding sequence ATGAAACAATTACTCGAAAAACTATCAAATGCATCAGGTGTATCTGGATTTGAAGATGAAGTTCGCAACCTCATGCTGGAAGAATTAAAAGGACATGTGGATGACTTAGACGTGGATAATATGGGTAACCTCATTGCCACCAAGAATGGGAAACCCGATGGGAAAAAAGTAATGTTAGCAGCCCACATGGACGAAATAGGGCTTATGGTAAGGTACATTGATAAAGAAGGATTCATCAAATTTTCCAAACTGGGAGGAATAAACGACCAGATGCTCCTCAACCAGGAAGTGTACATCCATAGTAACGGTGAAAAAATACTGGGTGTTGTGGGAAGTAAGCCTCCTCACCGGATGAAAGCAGCTGAAAAGAAGAAACCAGTACAATACGAGAACATGTTTATTGATATTGGTGCTTCCAGTAAGGAAGATGCCGAGGAAATGGTGAATGTGGGAGACCCCATCACCATTAAACAGAAATTTGCAGAACTTAAAAATGATCTGGTAATGGGAAATGCCATGGATAACAGGGTGGGCTGTGCCATCATGGTGGAAGTCATGAAACGAGCCCGCAGCGACGCCACAATCTATGGAGTTGGAACGGTTCAGGAAGAAGTAGGCCTTAAAGGAGCCAGAACTGCAGCATATCGGATAAACCCAGATATGGCCCTGGCTCTAGATGTAACCATATCTGGTGACCATCCCGGCATGAAAGAGGAAGACGCTCCTGCCAAGGCAGGTAAAGGACCGTGTATAATACTCACCGATGCCAGTGGAAGGGGAATCATCACTCATCCCCAAGTGAAAGAACTACTGATCCAGGTAGCAGAGGAAGAAGAAATACCATACCAGTTAGAGGTAAGTGAAGGAGGAACCACCGACGCCACTGCCATCCACCTTACCAGAGAAGGTATTCCCACTGGAGTTATTTCACCACCATCACGATACATTCACACACCAGTGAGTGTGGTAAATGTAAATGACGTGGAAAATGCAGTTAAACTCATCCTGGCCGTGCTTAATAGACTTTAA
- a CDS encoding RecA-superfamily ATPase possibly involved in signal transduction (PFAM: KaiC): MERIKTGINGIDQFTGGLPRGKTILITGDAGSGKTIFGLQFALNSCQQNIKTVYITTEEDSKDLFTQGETFGWDIQSATDTGFLRFIELAGIRARVTEAEISIDVGAMKGNFSKFLKDLPEDTETVIIDNIGSYTAKLTPYEFRDRFDLLVYELNERNITALIILDSATSREFNEIALFSVYGAIKLMKRENPYTGRRERVMDVVKMRSTKTPTQFMTYEINSNGIDIISGVESNE, from the coding sequence TTGGAACGAATCAAAACAGGAATAAATGGAATAGACCAGTTTACAGGTGGACTTCCCCGTGGGAAAACAATACTCATCACTGGAGATGCAGGTTCAGGTAAAACCATATTTGGTCTACAATTCGCCCTGAACAGTTGTCAACAGAATATTAAAACCGTTTACATCACTACTGAAGAAGATTCGAAGGATCTTTTCACCCAGGGAGAAACTTTCGGATGGGATATCCAATCAGCCACTGACACGGGTTTTTTACGCTTCATTGAACTAGCAGGTATCCGGGCTCGGGTAACTGAGGCTGAAATTAGCATCGATGTAGGGGCAATGAAGGGCAATTTCTCTAAATTCTTGAAAGACCTCCCCGAAGACACAGAAACAGTGATAATTGATAATATTGGTAGTTACACAGCTAAGCTCACCCCCTATGAATTCCGTGATCGTTTCGACCTTCTGGTATACGAATTAAACGAACGTAACATAACCGCACTGATTATCTTAGACAGTGCAACCTCAAGAGAATTTAATGAAATCGCTCTATTCTCAGTTTATGGTGCTATAAAGCTCATGAAACGTGAAAACCCTTACACCGGCCGTAGGGAGAGGGTGATGGATGTGGTTAAAATGAGGAGTACCAAAACACCTACCCAGTTCATGACTTATGAGATAAACAGTAATGGTATTGACATTATTTCTGGAGTGGAAAGTAACGAATAA
- a CDS encoding hypothetical protein (PFAM: Class III signal peptide) — protein sequence MENKGQASAEYLLLLVVILIILAAVTIPLVATSVNATMDVSTSSDTKNAVQNIANAANLVYANGPGAKRTISIYMPQNMNLIYDNNTKTINQTLQLSSQTKTISASVDYSITFVNPTPNKGWHQTQIEWPLTGTSNPRNITVTFLT from the coding sequence ATGGAAAACAAAGGACAGGCTTCTGCAGAGTATTTACTTCTCTTGGTAGTTATTTTAATTATATTGGCTGCAGTTACCATACCCCTGGTTGCTACATCGGTTAATGCTACTATGGATGTTTCCACATCATCTGATACAAAAAATGCAGTGCAAAACATTGCAAACGCTGCTAATTTAGTTTATGCCAATGGTCCGGGTGCCAAACGTACAATTAGTATTTACATGCCTCAAAATATGAATTTAATTTACGACAATAATACTAAAACCATTAATCAAACACTGCAGCTTTCTTCTCAAACTAAAACCATTAGCGCCAGTGTAGATTACTCGATTACCTTTGTAAACCCGACTCCTAATAAGGGATGGCATCAGACACAGATTGAATGGCCTCTTACTGGTACTTCTAATCCTAGAAACATAACCGTGACCTTCTTAACTTAA
- a CDS encoding Flp pilus assembly protein, protease CpaA (PFAM: Type IV leader peptidase family; Archaeal Peptidase A24 C-terminal Domain), producing MIDIPLITATIAIVACLYASYSDLKRGIIPNKVTFPLIAIGIILNGIYAFTIGNIWFIIICAVVTGVIFALGYLFWKMGAWAGGDVKLFTALAALVPFNPILISYQVFQVPFPVIGIYPFPLTVIINSILSILPFLLIYVFYVVVKTKPHLIDELISPVKTDYKKNIVLTLVITSAVTLSYFISQQFRIQLIIIILILIYLLSLVISKLPNYVKAVLVSVVTAAAIFYNPKITIISIVVLFISIIIIEIIKKLLTTVSKEALQDEYPLKELKEGMIPAYNLYQRDDKVYVDDKSFTDKIKDSFKTRDLSILTAPPGKRLVGTLAAGLSTDDIQLLKQLHHEGKISSKFRVKKGVPFAPSILIGLLISLFIGDLAYILQKILIWVM from the coding sequence ATGATAGACATCCCCTTAATCACTGCTACCATAGCCATAGTGGCCTGTCTTTACGCAAGTTACTCTGATCTTAAAAGGGGAATTATTCCCAATAAAGTAACTTTTCCCCTAATAGCTATAGGAATAATTTTAAACGGGATTTACGCATTTACAATTGGTAACATCTGGTTTATTATCATTTGCGCAGTGGTCACCGGGGTGATCTTTGCTCTGGGCTACTTGTTCTGGAAGATGGGTGCCTGGGCTGGTGGTGATGTGAAGCTTTTCACTGCCCTGGCAGCACTTGTTCCATTTAACCCTATTTTAATATCATATCAAGTATTCCAGGTGCCATTCCCTGTTATAGGAATTTATCCATTCCCCCTGACAGTGATCATTAACAGTATTCTGTCTATTCTCCCCTTTCTCCTGATCTACGTTTTTTATGTGGTGGTTAAAACCAAACCACACCTTATTGATGAGTTAATATCTCCAGTCAAGACAGATTACAAAAAGAACATTGTTTTAACCCTTGTTATCACATCAGCTGTTACTCTGTCCTATTTCATATCCCAGCAGTTCCGTATACAACTTATCATAATAATCTTAATATTAATCTATTTACTCTCGTTAGTGATATCTAAACTGCCTAATTATGTTAAAGCTGTCTTAGTGTCAGTAGTTACTGCAGCTGCCATTTTTTACAACCCTAAAATTACCATTATTAGTATTGTGGTGTTGTTCATCTCCATAATAATTATTGAAATCATAAAAAAACTTTTAACCACTGTGAGCAAAGAAGCACTTCAAGACGAATATCCCCTAAAAGAGCTTAAGGAAGGCATGATACCCGCTTATAATCTTTACCAACGTGATGACAAGGTTTATGTGGATGATAAGAGTTTCACTGATAAAATTAAAGATTCTTTCAAAACAAGGGATCTTAGCATTCTCACTGCACCCCCTGGTAAGCGTCTGGTTGGGACTCTAGCTGCAGGTTTATCCACGGATGACATCCAACTTTTAAAGCAACTGCACCATGAGGGTAAGATTTCCAGCAAATTCAGAGTGAAGAAAGGAGTTCCTTTTGCCCCTTCCATATTAATCGGACTCCTCATATCCCTTTTCATCGGGGATCTGGCTTACATATTACAGAAGATCCTTATTTGGGTTATGTAG
- a CDS encoding Class III signal peptide-containing protein (PFAM: Class III signal peptide) — MVTMDNKGQISVEFILFLAIVLIIVLAVGYFIFDQSEQNNIATATRLGATNATTAMGITTPGMLPVRVDAIQMSGTQNITVLIQLSYKSTQIQNTTLNGVYNSLTAQGYSPQKKSVSNIVQNLTLNTTRHNYNIRLA, encoded by the coding sequence ATGGTTACTATGGATAATAAAGGACAAATATCAGTAGAATTTATCCTATTTTTAGCTATCGTATTAATTATTGTCCTCGCAGTGGGATATTTTATTTTTGATCAAAGTGAACAAAACAACATTGCAACTGCAACCAGGTTAGGAGCTACAAATGCCACAACTGCAATGGGGATCACGACCCCGGGAATGTTACCGGTACGTGTTGACGCCATCCAGATGAGTGGAACTCAAAACATTACCGTACTTATCCAACTCTCTTATAAATCTACTCAAATCCAAAACACTACTTTAAATGGTGTCTATAATTCCCTTACTGCGCAGGGGTATTCTCCACAAAAGAAAAGTGTATCCAACATTGTCCAAAACCTGACCCTGAACACAACCAGACACAACTATAACATCAGGCTAGCATAA
- a CDS encoding hypothetical protein (PFAM: Protein of unknown function DUF54) — protein sequence MNCKIVAKATVNPTEDLDKVIVALSNVFDYDDILIAEESVTVTGNTSCLFPFKEFLEKSQIRDTARKMILKGWDEESMTINLKLSKQAAFAGRINLVGDDLSPLGEIEVKITTENVEEFTNWLCAH from the coding sequence ATGAATTGCAAAATAGTTGCTAAAGCCACAGTTAATCCTACCGAAGATCTGGATAAGGTTATAGTGGCCCTATCCAATGTTTTCGACTATGATGACATTTTAATAGCTGAAGAAAGTGTTACTGTTACTGGAAATACTTCCTGTCTTTTCCCATTTAAAGAATTCCTGGAGAAAAGTCAGATCAGGGATACTGCCAGGAAAATGATTCTTAAGGGATGGGATGAAGAATCTATGACCATTAATTTAAAGTTAAGTAAGCAGGCTGCCTTTGCAGGCAGGATCAACCTGGTGGGTGATGATCTTTCACCATTAGGGGAGATAGAAGTTAAGATCACAACTGAAAATGTGGAAGAATTTACAAACTGGCTATGTGCCCATTAA
- a CDS encoding PAS domain S-box (PFAM: Response regulator receiver domain; PAS fold~TIGRFAM: PAS domain S-box), translating to MSEVKILIVEDESIVAMDIKHRAEGLGYEVTAITPSGEEALEHVARNRPDLVLMDIVLKGEMDGIEAAQQIRDAYDIPVVYLTAYSDERTLKRAKITEPFGYIIKPFEDRELHSAVEVALYKHQMESKLKESEKWLSTTLESIGDAVIATDKNGKLKFMNPVASKLTGWDHDAAIGQPLNDVFKIIHEETGAPVDDPVVKVVENDAIIDLPPQVLLINKNGEPVPIDDSSAPIKDENGGIIGVALVFRDVTQRRREAKEREELLKDKARGELSGFMVSALPVFASNIPPQVRDNIARSFADRFEKNMKSLFQEEMEKCQITKGDDALTDNKVLFQCYLSWISEFMSNLGIVTSTDIEKRKSYLNFANCPWTNEESVSPIFCLICRAIVIRSFTWTSLRGHVEQSQCLLDDNDKCTFEFIISWDDN from the coding sequence ATGTCTGAAGTGAAAATCCTGATTGTGGAAGATGAAAGCATAGTGGCAATGGATATTAAACACCGGGCTGAAGGTCTGGGTTACGAAGTCACTGCCATAACACCCTCTGGAGAGGAAGCCCTGGAGCATGTGGCTCGGAACCGGCCTGATCTGGTGCTTATGGATATTGTTCTCAAGGGAGAAATGGATGGTATTGAGGCAGCACAACAGATAAGAGATGCCTATGATATTCCAGTAGTCTATTTAACTGCTTATTCTGATGAAAGAACCCTGAAACGAGCTAAAATCACCGAACCATTTGGTTATATAATCAAACCTTTTGAAGACCGGGAACTTCACAGTGCAGTGGAGGTAGCCCTCTACAAACACCAAATGGAAAGTAAACTCAAAGAAAGTGAAAAATGGTTGTCCACTACTCTGGAGAGTATTGGGGACGCAGTTATTGCCACTGATAAAAATGGTAAACTCAAATTCATGAACCCTGTGGCCAGCAAGCTGACTGGGTGGGATCATGATGCGGCCATTGGCCAACCACTGAATGATGTCTTTAAAATCATTCATGAGGAAACTGGTGCACCAGTTGATGATCCGGTGGTTAAGGTGGTTGAAAATGATGCCATCATTGATCTACCTCCTCAGGTACTTTTGATTAATAAAAATGGTGAACCCGTGCCTATTGACGATAGCAGTGCCCCTATTAAGGACGAGAACGGGGGCATAATTGGTGTGGCTCTGGTTTTCCGTGATGTAACTCAGCGTCGAAGGGAAGCCAAGGAAAGAGAAGAATTATTGAAGGATAAAGCCAGGGGAGAGCTTTCCGGTTTCATGGTAAGTGCCTTGCCAGTATTTGCCTCTAACATTCCACCTCAGGTTAGGGATAACATTGCCCGTAGTTTTGCGGATCGATTTGAGAAAAACATGAAATCCCTATTCCAGGAGGAAATGGAAAAATGTCAGATTACTAAAGGCGATGATGCCTTAACTGACAACAAAGTATTATTCCAATGTTATCTCTCCTGGATCAGTGAATTCATGTCTAATCTGGGCATTGTTACCAGTACTGACATTGAAAAGAGAAAAAGTTATCTTAATTTTGCCAACTGTCCCTGGACAAATGAAGAAAGTGTCAGTCCCATCTTCTGTTTAATTTGCCGGGCCATTGTTATACGTAGCTTCACCTGGACGTCCCTCCGGGGACATGTGGAGCAAAGCCAGTGCCTACTTGATGATAATGATAAATGCACCTTTGAATTCATAATTTCGTGGGATGATAATTAA